In a genomic window of Nitrospira sp. ND1:
- a CDS encoding DUF4255 domain-containing protein, translating into MSSALAIAGVTAVLRDLLNDGLINHNVSGLLGSTVTVSAVPPDRVVPANGTESTQLNLFLHQVTFNTGWRNHALPSRDGSGTQRLSNPPLALDLHYLVSAYSAEELGSEILLGYAMQLLHETPVLDRKAITTALNPSPSVETTLPPALRALAECGLADQVEQIKLVPDPLSTEEMSKLWTAVQSHYRPTAAYVATVVLIESSKPTKPTLPVLTRGPVDPVTKLERGVVVQADLLPPFPTIQTVQAIDGQPVAAVGATVELTGHHLNGTNRTVVFSNARFDIVHEVAALAGDSASQLQVVVPPSLAVGFYRVAVRLVRPTETEPRISNQLGLIVGPLITTALPLTVPRDGSGRATITLGCAPDVRAGQSVSLLLGSREVLPESWSGPADSFTFILEQAPVGDHLARLRVDGIDSPLIDRAAEPPVFFNYRVTIT; encoded by the coding sequence GTGAGCAGCGCGTTGGCCATTGCCGGAGTCACAGCCGTGCTTCGAGACCTCCTCAACGACGGCTTGATCAACCACAACGTCAGCGGCCTGCTCGGCAGTACGGTCACGGTGAGCGCCGTCCCGCCGGATCGGGTGGTCCCCGCCAATGGCACTGAAAGCACCCAACTGAATCTATTTCTCCATCAAGTCACATTCAATACGGGCTGGCGGAATCATGCCTTGCCGTCCCGCGACGGATCGGGCACGCAACGGCTCAGCAATCCGCCGTTGGCCCTGGATCTTCATTACCTCGTGAGCGCCTACAGCGCCGAGGAATTGGGTAGCGAGATCCTGTTGGGTTATGCCATGCAGTTGCTCCATGAGACCCCGGTCTTAGATCGGAAGGCCATCACGACCGCGCTGAATCCTTCTCCGTCGGTGGAGACGACGTTGCCGCCGGCCTTGCGGGCTCTGGCCGAATGCGGGCTGGCGGATCAAGTGGAACAGATCAAGCTGGTTCCGGATCCCCTCAGCACCGAAGAGATGTCCAAACTCTGGACCGCCGTGCAGTCCCATTACCGACCCACCGCGGCCTATGTGGCGACGGTGGTGTTGATCGAGTCCTCGAAGCCGACGAAGCCGACATTGCCGGTGCTCACCCGCGGGCCGGTCGATCCGGTGACGAAACTCGAGCGGGGCGTGGTGGTCCAGGCCGATCTCCTGCCCCCGTTTCCGACCATCCAGACAGTGCAGGCGATCGATGGGCAACCGGTCGCCGCCGTGGGGGCGACCGTCGAACTGACCGGACATCACCTCAACGGTACCAATCGCACCGTGGTGTTTTCGAATGCTCGATTCGACATCGTGCACGAGGTGGCGGCCTTGGCCGGCGACTCGGCCTCGCAGCTCCAGGTGGTCGTGCCGCCGTCGTTGGCCGTCGGTTTCTACCGGGTGGCTGTGCGACTCGTTCGTCCGACGGAGACCGAGCCCCGGATCAGCAACCAGCTAGGGCTGATTGTCGGCCCTCTCATCACGACCGCGCTTCCCCTGACGGTGCCCAGGGATGGAAGCGGCAGGGCGACCATCACGCTGGGCTGTGCGCCGGACGTTCGAGCCGGACAATCGGTCTCCCTCTTGCTCGGAAGCCGAGAGGTCTTGCCTGAATCGTGGTCCGGCCCGGCGGACTCCTTTACGTTCATCCTCGAACAGGCGCCGGTCGGTGATCATTTGGCCCGGTTGCGCGTGGATGGCATCGACAGTCCGTTGATCGATCGTGCGGCCGAGCCGCCGGTGTTCTTCAATTATCGGGTGACAATCACATGA
- a CDS encoding ATP-binding protein, producing the protein MSDRVAYDTWVQANQRCLVGEFDRLKARLTGGESAETAGHTIDEIDAEGPAQAAIDVLTNLFGLSRFERDVLLLCAGVEMNSELARVCGEALAPGHRSSVTFGLALAALEAPHWSALTPVGPLRRWRLVELDESLGVANARLRIDERVLHYLAGVNYLDPRLRPLLRTRQPGELLAVAHRQTVATILSAIEAGRSSSGLVLLTGDDLQGQGDVAASVASELGLQLYMLPAALVPPSASEIEALAVLWQREAFLLHAALLVECAEHEVPKQAGSFIDQLGGLVFVIGQELPSLTRQAVPQVVNRPQAVEQRALWEQALGQDAALVNGSLDGVSWQFRLSAGTIATTGAQVRKRLAGDERPEGLLWRACRTAGRSKLDDLAQRIDPVADWEALIVSVPQQTTLRAMAAQVRHRLTVYQDWGFGSHGTRGLGITALFAGESGTGKTMAAEVLANELNLDLYRIDLSAVVSKYIGETERNLRRLFDAADESGAILLFDEADALFGKRSEVKDSHDRYANIEVSYLLQRMEAYRGLAILTTNMKAALDQAFHRRLRFVVHFPFPDAAQREAIWRTMFPASAPVEGLDYAKLARLHMAGGSIRNIALNAAFLAAQARHPLRMGHLLQAAQSEAAKRDRPLSDAETRGWV; encoded by the coding sequence ATGAGCGACCGCGTCGCGTACGACACTTGGGTCCAGGCCAACCAACGTTGTTTGGTCGGTGAGTTCGACCGCCTGAAGGCCAGGCTCACCGGTGGGGAGTCTGCGGAGACCGCCGGCCACACTATCGACGAGATCGATGCGGAAGGACCCGCACAGGCCGCCATTGATGTCCTCACCAACCTGTTCGGCCTCAGCCGCTTCGAACGCGATGTGCTGTTGCTCTGCGCAGGCGTCGAGATGAATTCGGAGTTAGCGCGTGTCTGTGGCGAGGCCCTGGCTCCCGGCCATCGGTCGTCCGTCACCTTCGGCTTGGCCCTGGCCGCACTCGAAGCGCCGCATTGGAGCGCGTTGACGCCGGTGGGACCGTTGCGCCGGTGGCGGCTCGTGGAACTCGATGAGAGTCTGGGAGTGGCGAATGCGCGCCTCCGTATCGACGAGCGCGTGTTGCACTATCTGGCAGGCGTCAATTATCTCGATCCACGGTTGCGGCCTCTCCTGCGTACCAGACAACCAGGCGAGTTGTTGGCCGTCGCCCATCGACAGACCGTGGCCACGATCCTCTCCGCAATCGAAGCCGGCCGATCCTCGTCGGGCCTCGTTCTTTTGACGGGCGACGATCTGCAAGGGCAGGGCGATGTGGCGGCTTCCGTGGCATCGGAACTGGGTCTGCAGTTGTATATGCTTCCTGCCGCGCTCGTGCCGCCCAGCGCGTCGGAGATCGAGGCGCTGGCGGTGTTATGGCAGCGGGAGGCGTTTCTGCTCCATGCGGCGTTGCTTGTGGAGTGCGCGGAGCATGAGGTGCCGAAACAGGCGGGTAGCTTCATCGACCAACTCGGCGGTCTGGTGTTCGTGATCGGCCAGGAGTTGCCGTCGCTCACGCGGCAGGCAGTTCCACAGGTCGTGAACCGGCCGCAGGCGGTAGAGCAACGGGCCTTGTGGGAACAGGCGCTCGGTCAGGATGCCGCGCTGGTCAACGGCTCCCTCGACGGAGTTTCCTGGCAGTTTCGCTTGAGTGCCGGAACGATCGCGACCACGGGTGCGCAGGTGCGCAAACGATTGGCAGGGGACGAACGACCGGAGGGGCTGCTCTGGCGTGCCTGCCGAACGGCAGGCCGGTCCAAACTCGATGACCTCGCGCAACGGATCGATCCGGTCGCCGATTGGGAGGCGCTGATCGTGTCGGTGCCGCAACAGACCACCCTGCGGGCGATGGCCGCCCAGGTACGGCATCGGTTGACCGTGTATCAGGACTGGGGGTTCGGCAGTCACGGTACGAGGGGGCTCGGCATTACGGCCCTCTTCGCCGGCGAGAGCGGAACCGGAAAGACCATGGCGGCCGAAGTGTTGGCCAACGAGCTGAATCTCGATCTCTACCGCATCGACCTCTCGGCCGTCGTCAGCAAGTATATCGGCGAGACGGAACGGAATTTGCGGCGCTTGTTCGATGCGGCGGATGAAAGCGGAGCCATTCTCCTGTTCGACGAAGCCGACGCGCTGTTCGGCAAACGGAGCGAGGTGAAGGACAGCCACGATCGCTACGCCAACATTGAAGTGAGTTATTTGCTCCAGCGCATGGAGGCCTATCGCGGGCTGGCGATTCTTACGACCAACATGAAGGCGGCGCTCGACCAGGCCTTTCACCGGCGGTTGCGCTTTGTGGTCCACTTTCCCTTTCCCGATGCCGCGCAGCGGGAAGCCATTTGGCGCACCATGTTTCCAGCGTCGGCACCGGTCGAAGGGCTGGATTACGCCAAGCTGGCGCGGCTGCATATGGCAGGCGGGAGCATCCGAAACATCGCCCTCAACGCCGCCTTCCTCGCGGCGCAGGCCAGGCATCCCCTGCGCATGGGACATCTCCTGCAGGCGGCACAGAGCGAGGCGGCAAAACGGGACCGGCCCCTGTCGGATGCAGAGACCAGGGGGTGGGTATGA
- a CDS encoding phage baseplate assembly protein V, translated as MSEAQKYYGKHRGTVLNNIDPMQMGRLQVQVPDVAGLIPTSWAMPCFPASGKQMGVYMLPQIGSGVWVEFEQGNIDYPIWSGCWYGSVAEVPALGLAGIPVSPNMVIQTAAQNAIVISDVPGPTGGIMLKSATGATLIVNDTGIYIQNGKGAMVTLVGPAVTINNGALTII; from the coding sequence ATGAGTGAGGCCCAGAAATATTACGGCAAGCACCGTGGCACGGTGTTGAACAACATCGATCCGATGCAGATGGGGCGATTGCAGGTACAGGTGCCGGACGTCGCCGGACTGATTCCGACCTCCTGGGCCATGCCCTGTTTTCCCGCCAGCGGCAAGCAGATGGGGGTGTACATGCTCCCGCAGATCGGTTCGGGGGTCTGGGTGGAGTTCGAGCAGGGCAACATCGACTACCCGATCTGGAGCGGTTGCTGGTACGGGAGCGTGGCCGAGGTCCCGGCGCTTGGGTTGGCGGGCATTCCGGTCAGCCCGAACATGGTGATTCAGACGGCAGCTCAGAATGCCATCGTGATCAGCGACGTGCCGGGCCCGACCGGCGGCATCATGCTCAAGAGCGCGACCGGCGCCACGCTCATCGTCAACGACACAGGCATCTATATTCAAAACGGGAAGGGCGCGATGGTGACGCTGGTGGGGCCGGCGGTCACCATCAACAACGGCGCGCTGACGATCATTTAG
- a CDS encoding DUF4157 domain-containing protein, which yields MRTQTIHQRATAESGVGSHAGFLQRACACGGSSGLSGTCEECEKKKLIGMSAQAKLRINEPGDEYEQEADRVAEQVMRMPIDGAAPSQRSSDQLIQRRLSGAGGLLSRAAAEEPAPVGEQPASDGAEPKEGTTDEGGSRCPSWRADPQSISKRAAENYVQHDITPTSQAKVEKINCEPPIANGNYGCFVHFSDGLVVRVIVRATDIVVGMGPGQISTETPPAATPLCFYDYHCPDGFLVLTKRECKSAKASAAHPPGVPSAVVQRRVAPGQSASLVAPPLVHEVLGSSGHPLDQPTRGFFESRFGHDFGHVRVHADAAASESAQAVNALAYTVGSHVVFRTGQFDPQSISGRRLLAHELTHVVQADAGSGAKGSMRRKAVISKDQKEPQPLPPVDCAVEITPAQDCFDLIGDMIAIQADMRENNQWLERYRNGDIPWDTDAYTARARYHGELRDKLNAKERVRGACCPEQEVPGEAPTAPSAATPDPGASQAQPDQDGAGR from the coding sequence ATGAGAACACAGACCATTCACCAGAGAGCCACTGCCGAGTCCGGTGTCGGAAGCCACGCGGGCTTCCTGCAGCGGGCCTGCGCCTGCGGCGGATCCAGCGGGTTGTCGGGTACCTGCGAGGAATGCGAGAAGAAGAAATTGATCGGCATGTCGGCGCAGGCGAAGTTGCGCATCAATGAGCCAGGCGATGAATACGAGCAGGAGGCGGATCGGGTGGCGGAGCAGGTGATGCGCATGCCGATCGATGGAGCCGCTCCGAGCCAACGATCGTCGGACCAACTCATTCAACGGCGCCTCTCCGGGGCAGGCGGCCTGTTGAGCCGCGCCGCCGCTGAAGAACCGGCACCGGTCGGGGAACAGCCGGCGTCAGACGGGGCTGAGCCGAAAGAGGGGACGACCGACGAGGGCGGCAGTCGCTGCCCGAGCTGGCGCGCCGATCCGCAGAGCATCAGCAAGCGGGCCGCCGAAAATTATGTGCAACACGACATCACGCCGACATCCCAGGCCAAGGTGGAGAAAATCAACTGCGAGCCGCCGATCGCCAACGGCAACTACGGCTGTTTCGTGCATTTCAGCGACGGCCTGGTGGTGAGAGTCATCGTCCGTGCGACCGATATCGTGGTCGGCATGGGACCAGGACAAATCTCCACAGAAACGCCGCCGGCCGCGACGCCCTTGTGCTTTTATGACTACCACTGCCCGGATGGGTTCCTCGTCCTCACCAAGCGGGAGTGTAAGAGCGCCAAGGCCTCAGCGGCGCACCCGCCGGGCGTCCCATCGGCGGTCGTGCAACGACGCGTGGCTCCGGGTCAGTCTGCTTCTCTCGTCGCGCCGCCGTTGGTACATGAGGTATTGGGGTCGTCGGGGCATCCGCTGGATCAGCCGACACGCGGTTTTTTTGAGTCGCGCTTCGGGCACGACTTCGGCCACGTGCGTGTGCATGCGGATGCCGCGGCCTCGGAATCGGCGCAGGCCGTCAATGCGTTGGCCTATACGGTTGGGTCGCATGTCGTGTTCCGAACCGGGCAATTCGATCCACAGTCGATCAGCGGTCGCCGCCTGCTGGCGCATGAACTGACGCATGTCGTGCAAGCAGACGCCGGCTCGGGGGCGAAGGGATCGATGCGGAGGAAGGCCGTTATATCGAAGGATCAGAAAGAGCCTCAGCCGTTGCCCCCGGTCGACTGTGCCGTGGAGATCACTCCTGCGCAGGATTGTTTCGATCTCATCGGGGACATGATCGCGATCCAAGCCGATATGCGCGAGAACAACCAGTGGCTGGAACGTTACAGGAACGGCGACATTCCGTGGGATACCGATGCGTATACGGCGCGCGCTCGATACCACGGAGAACTACGCGACAAATTGAACGCGAAGGAACGGGTGCGTGGTGCCTGCTGTCCTGAGCAGGAGGTTCCGGGGGAAGCCCCGACCGCGCCTTCGGCTGCGACCCCGGATCCTGGAGCGTCGCAGGCGCAACCCGATCAAGACGGAGCCGGTCGATGA
- a CDS encoding LysM domain-containing protein, with translation MGDPLQALLDGAMKPNPFPPTSRYYNVQTTSRLAPDGTTQVYLRRRVVPGSDRFTVVEEHRVAAGERLDHLAATYLGDPEQYWRLCDANDAVRPDALLERLDSVVDIALPQGTTGVPGA, from the coding sequence ATGGGCGATCCATTGCAAGCGTTGTTGGACGGCGCGATGAAGCCGAATCCGTTTCCACCGACCAGCCGGTATTACAACGTGCAGACCACCTCGCGGCTCGCTCCGGACGGCACCACGCAGGTGTATTTGCGGCGGCGCGTCGTGCCGGGGAGCGACCGGTTTACCGTCGTAGAGGAACATCGGGTGGCGGCCGGAGAGCGCCTCGACCATCTGGCTGCGACCTATTTGGGCGATCCGGAACAATATTGGCGGTTGTGCGATGCCAACGATGCGGTACGCCCGGATGCGTTGCTGGAACGGTTGGACAGCGTGGTCGACATCGCGCTGCCCCAAGGCACAACAGGAGTCCCCGGTGCTTAA
- a CDS encoding phage tail protein, with protein MAQFTVNTHRFDPYKNFKFRVKWDGRYVAGVSKVGSLKRSTEVVEHREGGDPSTSRKSPGRTKYEAITLERGVTHDTAFEQWANKVWNFGSGLGAEVSLKDFRKDIIIELYNEAGQLAIAYKVFRCWVSEYQAQSDCDANANAVAIQTLKLENEGWERDYEVTEPSEPTFTEP; from the coding sequence ATGGCGCAGTTTACCGTCAACACGCATCGGTTCGATCCCTACAAGAATTTCAAATTCCGGGTCAAATGGGACGGGCGTTACGTCGCGGGGGTCAGCAAGGTCGGTTCGTTGAAGCGCTCCACCGAAGTGGTTGAGCACCGCGAAGGAGGCGATCCCAGCACCAGCCGCAAGTCCCCCGGCCGTACCAAGTATGAAGCCATTACGCTTGAGCGGGGGGTGACCCACGACACCGCCTTCGAGCAATGGGCGAACAAGGTCTGGAACTTCGGGTCCGGGTTGGGCGCGGAAGTATCGCTCAAGGACTTCCGGAAGGACATCATCATCGAACTGTACAACGAGGCGGGACAACTGGCCATCGCCTACAAGGTCTTCCGTTGTTGGGTGTCGGAGTATCAAGCCCAGTCTGACTGCGATGCCAATGCGAATGCGGTTGCGATCCAGACCCTGAAGCTCGAAAACGAAGGCTGGGAACGCGACTATGAAGTCACAGAACCGTCGGAGCCGACCTTTACGGAGCCGTGA
- a CDS encoding DUF4157 domain-containing protein, whose protein sequence is MIARTVTGQTKRILRGQTGHTGGLLPRLGSIGDRFEQEADQVSREVMLLPGAPGKVTAESSPPPVVQRHLSGSEATKEGVAPPIVQDVLAVPGQPLNGATRAFFEPRFGHDFGNVRIHADERAAESARAVHASAYTVGRDIVFASGRYNQSTVEGRRLLAHELSHVVQQGSSGPQETLQRSGPAQPGNEDERTHRSTGLDVGLEVVISGELFNLVPIPAAVTPESPAWQYRDSAQDYLGAYPNLGNGAWAFIVRQRDGVLCDIGGNCLGWALGNYGLIDPPDQVWGLARQYLDSVGRSVRERRSPLETYMQQVNKGQSEAGAIWDYYMATQFQAVPTESEGEANLALYGRGFSGPMDGPSHIAFRTAAGELWASKPSPSKSPVLHETAAQMTGGQTGEVLRLYTRATGPMSHVVLRERQAEVNP, encoded by the coding sequence ATGATAGCCCGAACCGTCACAGGGCAGACGAAACGAATCCTCCGGGGGCAAACCGGCCACACAGGTGGCCTTCTCCCTCGCCTCGGCAGCATCGGCGACCGGTTCGAGCAGGAGGCCGATCAGGTTTCCCGGGAGGTGATGCTACTACCGGGAGCCCCCGGTAAGGTCACGGCGGAATCGTCGCCTCCACCTGTGGTTCAACGCCATCTGAGTGGATCGGAAGCTACAAAAGAGGGTGTCGCGCCCCCGATCGTGCAGGACGTGCTGGCCGTACCCGGACAACCGCTGAATGGTGCCACGCGCGCCTTCTTCGAGCCGCGGTTCGGCCACGATTTCGGGAATGTGCGGATCCACGCGGACGAGCGTGCTGCGGAATCGGCCCGCGCCGTGCATGCCTCAGCCTATACGGTGGGACGCGATATCGTCTTCGCCTCCGGGCGATACAACCAATCGACCGTGGAAGGCCGCAGACTCCTGGCGCACGAGTTGAGCCATGTCGTGCAGCAAGGTTCGAGCGGACCGCAGGAGACGCTGCAACGGAGTGGACCCGCTCAGCCGGGGAACGAAGATGAAAGAACGCACCGTTCTACAGGACTCGACGTCGGCCTTGAGGTCGTCATCAGCGGAGAACTCTTCAACCTGGTGCCGATCCCTGCCGCCGTGACTCCCGAGAGCCCGGCATGGCAATACCGCGACAGTGCGCAGGACTACCTCGGGGCCTATCCCAACCTGGGTAACGGTGCGTGGGCGTTCATCGTCAGACAGCGGGACGGGGTGCTGTGCGACATCGGTGGAAATTGCCTGGGTTGGGCGCTCGGCAACTATGGCCTCATTGATCCACCGGACCAGGTATGGGGGCTCGCACGGCAATACCTCGACTCGGTAGGCCGATCGGTGCGAGAGCGCCGGTCTCCGTTGGAGACCTACATGCAGCAGGTGAACAAAGGTCAATCCGAGGCGGGAGCCATCTGGGACTACTACATGGCCACGCAGTTTCAGGCGGTGCCGACAGAGAGTGAGGGTGAAGCAAATCTGGCACTCTACGGCCGAGGATTCAGCGGCCCCATGGACGGGCCCTCTCATATTGCTTTCCGCACGGCGGCCGGCGAGTTATGGGCGTCCAAGCCGAGCCCCTCGAAATCCCCCGTCCTGCATGAGACGGCCGCCCAGATGACCGGTGGACAAACAGGTGAGGTCCTCCGACTGTATACCCGGGCGACAGGCCCCATGAGCCATGTCGTATTGCGTGAGCGGCAGGCCGAGGTGAACCCATGA
- a CDS encoding GPW/gp25 family protein, whose amino-acid sequence MHVDFPYRFDARGRTAGTDEADHIRDLIEQVLFTSPGERVMRPDFGSGLLQLVFAPNSEVLAATTQVLVQSVLQRWLGELIVVEGVRVEAVESTLRVIVQYVIRRTGTRVTGTFVQGGGA is encoded by the coding sequence ATGCACGTCGATTTTCCCTATCGGTTTGATGCTCGCGGCCGGACCGCCGGGACGGATGAGGCCGATCATATTCGCGACCTGATCGAGCAGGTGCTCTTCACGAGCCCCGGCGAACGCGTGATGCGGCCGGATTTCGGCAGTGGTCTCCTGCAACTGGTGTTTGCGCCCAATAGCGAGGTGCTGGCCGCCACGACCCAGGTGCTGGTGCAGAGCGTATTGCAGCGCTGGCTGGGTGAGTTGATCGTGGTGGAGGGTGTGAGGGTGGAGGCGGTGGAGTCGACGTTGCGGGTCATCGTGCAATACGTCATCCGGCGCACCGGCACTCGTGTGACAGGGACCTTCGTGCAAGGAGGCGGAGCGTGA
- a CDS encoding DUF4157 domain-containing protein — MSATATVQSAAKAPGSAPSGSLIQRQCACGGSAGLSGECEECRSRKLLGRPLQKKLVMGNPEEAFEQEADRVAAQVMRMPHPHATTEAEQRDPAPIVRRRVDGFTGTGAGPAPSIVKDVLASPGRPLDGGTRAFFEPRFGHDFGQVRVHHDDEAAESADAVAALAYTSGRHIVFAQGQYAPHGGGGRQLLAHELTHVIQQGGTPAAFTIQRQCVTGRACTQPISGDPARFNASEYAAEESGRTARTEESRRDPGAVVASGHGSRAVHVEAFAAAEGIDLSAFYGVLIDRDMGASTGAAAGHCASLAGAVPPFSGPRDAYCMFVPEDMERLTGEATASPSPRLVGGYPRAAWLQWVREMLVHEAQHIRYDTTAHPDLGGSCTRSTPLYRAANGTEYPLDFYLSELSAILAEFEPTFASVRRRTLAGDYGALLDNLQSAYHDALFSQYESISGILTTLRCHCDCADADAFVRDTFEFTSTGWSDTTRGMFLDFIQSRIPIVQWPDSGP, encoded by the coding sequence ATGAGCGCAACGGCCACCGTTCAATCCGCCGCCAAGGCTCCGGGTAGCGCGCCGTCCGGCTCGCTCATCCAGCGACAATGCGCGTGCGGCGGATCGGCAGGATTGAGCGGTGAGTGCGAGGAATGCAGGAGTCGAAAATTGTTGGGGAGGCCGCTACAGAAGAAACTCGTGATGGGGAACCCTGAGGAAGCGTTCGAACAGGAAGCCGACCGTGTGGCAGCCCAGGTGATGCGCATGCCGCACCCTCACGCGACGACAGAAGCTGAACAGCGTGACCCGGCGCCGATCGTGCGACGCCGTGTGGACGGTTTTACCGGCACGGGCGCGGGGCCGGCCCCTTCGATCGTGAAGGATGTCCTCGCGTCGCCGGGTCGTCCGCTGGATGGAGGGACCCGCGCCTTCTTCGAACCGCGTTTCGGACATGACTTCGGGCAGGTCCGGGTGCATCACGACGACGAGGCGGCGGAGTCTGCGGATGCGGTGGCGGCCCTGGCCTATACGAGCGGCCGCCATATCGTGTTCGCGCAGGGACAGTACGCGCCCCACGGGGGCGGCGGGCGGCAGCTCCTGGCGCATGAACTCACGCATGTGATCCAACAAGGCGGGACTCCGGCGGCCTTCACGATTCAGCGTCAATGCGTCACAGGGAGGGCCTGTACCCAGCCGATCTCCGGCGACCCCGCGCGGTTCAATGCCTCGGAATACGCGGCGGAAGAGTCCGGCCGCACCGCGCGCACAGAAGAATCCAGACGAGATCCAGGGGCAGTCGTGGCTTCCGGACATGGGAGTCGGGCCGTGCATGTCGAGGCCTTTGCCGCCGCAGAAGGCATCGACCTCTCTGCCTTCTACGGCGTCCTCATCGATCGCGACATGGGTGCGTCCACCGGGGCAGCCGCCGGGCACTGCGCGAGCCTGGCCGGCGCCGTGCCTCCGTTCTCCGGTCCTCGCGATGCCTACTGTATGTTCGTGCCGGAAGACATGGAGAGGCTGACCGGGGAGGCAACGGCTTCTCCATCGCCGCGCCTGGTCGGAGGGTATCCACGCGCGGCCTGGCTTCAGTGGGTTCGGGAAATGCTCGTCCATGAGGCGCAGCATATTCGGTACGACACCACCGCTCATCCGGACTTGGGCGGCTCCTGTACGCGCTCGACCCCGCTGTATCGGGCCGCCAATGGAACCGAGTACCCTCTCGACTTTTACTTGAGCGAACTCAGCGCCATTCTGGCCGAGTTCGAGCCGACGTTCGCCTCGGTTCGGCGACGCACCCTTGCCGGCGACTACGGGGCCTTACTCGACAATTTACAATCTGCCTATCACGACGCCCTGTTCAGTCAGTACGAAAGCATCAGCGGCATCCTCACGACGTTGCGATGCCACTGCGATTGTGCGGATGCGGATGCCTTCGTGCGCGACACCTTCGAGTTCACCAGCACCGGCTGGTCCGACACCACGCGCGGAATGTTTTTAGACTTCATCCAGTCCCGCATTCCGATTGTGCAATGGCCGGATTCAGGACCGTGA